A section of the Rhizobium sp. Pop5 genome encodes:
- a CDS encoding substrate-binding domain-containing protein — MLNITRRMLIISAGLATVLAAAPAFSADKIVIGFSQASSNSAHRNTMTKRNQAYAAEHFKDVDLIVTNAEGKSAKQISDVESLMVQGMKVLMISAQDGAAIAPTVKQVLAAGIPVITLERSLDIPVTLHVGPHNKPIGTLAGKYIAEALKGKGNVVEIKGDPAVAPAVERHEGFAEAIAGTDIKVIAETHADWDQEKALKFMEDTLQRFPAGQIQAVYAHNDNMAFGALRAIQAAGRDKEGILIIGIDGENAAIRAVAKGDLTATFTYSTVAPEGIIAAHALATNDTAALEKLGTLTKKDDGSMEIEIASKMITKENAAEFFCKGFGDDPECK, encoded by the coding sequence ATGCTTAACATCACCAGACGCATGCTCATCATCTCCGCCGGGCTCGCCACTGTGCTGGCGGCCGCCCCCGCTTTCAGCGCCGACAAGATCGTCATCGGCTTCTCGCAGGCGAGTTCGAACTCGGCCCATCGCAACACGATGACCAAACGCAACCAAGCCTACGCCGCGGAGCACTTCAAGGACGTTGATCTGATCGTCACCAACGCGGAAGGCAAATCCGCAAAGCAGATTTCGGATGTCGAAAGCCTGATGGTGCAAGGCATGAAGGTTCTGATGATCTCGGCTCAGGATGGCGCCGCGATCGCTCCGACCGTCAAGCAGGTGCTGGCCGCCGGCATTCCGGTCATCACGCTCGAGCGCAGCCTCGATATTCCTGTGACGCTGCACGTCGGCCCGCACAACAAACCCATCGGTACGCTTGCGGGCAAATACATAGCTGAAGCGCTGAAGGGTAAGGGCAATGTCGTGGAGATCAAGGGTGACCCGGCTGTCGCTCCCGCGGTTGAGCGCCATGAAGGCTTTGCCGAAGCCATTGCCGGCACCGATATCAAGGTGATTGCCGAAACGCATGCCGACTGGGACCAGGAAAAAGCGCTGAAGTTCATGGAAGATACGCTCCAGCGTTTCCCGGCCGGACAAATCCAGGCCGTTTACGCCCACAACGATAACATGGCGTTTGGTGCACTGCGGGCCATCCAGGCCGCCGGCCGTGACAAGGAAGGCATCCTCATCATCGGCATCGACGGCGAGAATGCCGCCATCCGTGCCGTCGCCAAGGGCGACCTGACCGCGACCTTCACCTATTCCACCGTCGCGCCTGAAGGCATTATCGCCGCGCACGCGCTCGCCACCAACGACACGGCGGCGCTTGAAAAGCTCGGAACCTTGACGAAGAAAGACGACGGCTCGATGGAAATCGAGATCGCATCGAAAATGATCACCAAGGAAAATGCCGCCGAGTTCTTCTGCAAGGGGTTCGGCGACGACCCTGAATGCAAGTGA
- a CDS encoding DsbA family protein — translation MSEMQLTKRRLLGGIAIAAAAAALVACNDSKDAADASSSGKTMADGTDVDTIQTAATSSTEIPKSDGDVDMAQVLTPGALPEMALGKADAPVKIVEYMSMTCPHCAHFHNTTFDAIKQKYVDSGKVQFIIREFPFDPRAAAAFMLARCNASNPEQLSTPEQYFPMVSMLFKQQQVWAAADDGRSALLQMSKLAGFTEDSFTKCLTNQKLLDEVNATRERGSKDFGVNATPTFLINGKRYSGDMPVETMSALIDSLL, via the coding sequence ATGTCCGAAATGCAACTGACGAAACGCCGCCTCTTGGGTGGCATCGCCATCGCCGCAGCCGCCGCAGCGCTCGTCGCCTGCAACGACAGCAAGGACGCTGCCGATGCTTCGTCCTCCGGCAAGACCATGGCTGATGGCACTGATGTCGACACCATCCAGACGGCAGCGACGTCTTCGACCGAAATCCCGAAGTCGGACGGCGATGTCGACATGGCGCAGGTGCTGACCCCTGGTGCGCTGCCGGAAATGGCGCTGGGGAAGGCTGACGCACCGGTCAAGATCGTCGAATACATGTCGATGACCTGCCCGCATTGCGCCCATTTCCACAATACGACATTCGACGCCATCAAGCAGAAATACGTCGACAGCGGCAAGGTGCAGTTCATCATCCGCGAGTTCCCCTTCGACCCGCGTGCCGCCGCCGCCTTCATGCTCGCCCGCTGCAATGCCTCCAATCCGGAGCAGCTGAGCACCCCGGAACAGTATTTCCCGATGGTTTCCATGCTCTTCAAGCAGCAGCAGGTCTGGGCCGCCGCCGACGATGGCCGCAGCGCACTGCTGCAGATGTCGAAGCTTGCCGGATTTACTGAGGATAGTTTCACGAAATGCTTGACGAACCAGAAGCTTCTGGATGAAGTGAACGCCACACGGGAAAGAGGTTCCAAGGATTTCGGCGTCAACGCCACGCCAACTTTCCTCATCAATGGCAAGCGCTATTCTGGAGACATGCCGGTTGAAACCATGTCGGCGCTCATCGACAGCCTGCTCTGA
- a CDS encoding NIPSNAP family protein — MITCFIRYEIDPFKKEAFTEYARNWGQAIPRSGADLIGYFGPHEGSATTAYGVYNIESLAAYEAYRARLTADPLGRDNYEFARREGFIRKEDRIFLKNVSAPHAKLVLP; from the coding sequence ATGATCACCTGCTTCATCCGATATGAGATCGATCCCTTCAAGAAGGAGGCCTTCACCGAGTATGCCCGCAACTGGGGCCAGGCAATCCCTCGCAGCGGCGCCGACCTGATCGGCTATTTCGGCCCGCACGAGGGATCGGCGACGACCGCCTACGGCGTTTACAACATCGAAAGCCTCGCCGCCTATGAAGCCTATCGCGCCAGGCTCACCGCCGATCCGCTCGGTCGCGACAATTACGAATTCGCCAGGCGCGAAGGCTTCATTCGCAAAGAGGACCGCATCTTCCTCAAAAACGTCTCCGCCCCCCACGCAAAGTTGGTGCTGCCATGA
- the mutY gene encoding A/G-specific adenine glycosylase, whose protein sequence is MTITTFDKPSAKPLLDWYDRHHRDLPWRVSPGMAARGVKPDPYHVWLSEVMLQQTTVQAVKPYFAKFLERWPDVTDLAAADSDAVMAAWAGLGYYARARNLKKCAEAVAREHGGVFPDTEEGLKSLPGIGDYTAAAVAAIAFDRQAAVMDGNVERVISRLYAITTPLPAAKPLMKEKVALMTPAARPGDFAQAMMDLGATICTPKRPACSLCPFRGSCEALRLSDPELFPVKAAKKEKPVRYGAAFIAVTGDGEILLRRRVASGLLGGMTEVPTTAWTARIDGETSAAAAPFAAAWQACGTVIHVFTHFELRLSIWRAAVNAKTSTNDGWWEPVTNLEAQALPTVMKKAIAAAIPLAFKTSKG, encoded by the coding sequence ATGACAATCACGACATTCGACAAGCCCTCGGCAAAGCCCCTCCTCGACTGGTACGACCGCCACCACCGCGACCTGCCCTGGCGTGTGTCACCCGGCATGGCGGCGCGCGGCGTCAAACCCGATCCCTATCACGTCTGGCTTTCCGAGGTGATGCTGCAGCAGACGACGGTGCAGGCGGTCAAACCTTATTTCGCAAAGTTTCTTGAGCGCTGGCCTGACGTCACCGATCTTGCGGCTGCTGATAGTGACGCTGTCATGGCCGCCTGGGCGGGGCTCGGCTATTATGCGCGGGCTCGCAACCTGAAGAAATGCGCCGAGGCAGTGGCGAGAGAGCATGGTGGCGTCTTTCCCGATACCGAAGAGGGACTGAAATCCCTGCCCGGCATCGGCGACTATACGGCCGCCGCCGTCGCCGCCATCGCCTTTGACCGGCAGGCGGCTGTCATGGACGGCAATGTCGAGCGGGTAATCTCCAGGCTTTATGCGATAACGACCCCGCTTCCGGCCGCCAAGCCGCTGATGAAGGAAAAGGTGGCGCTGATGACGCCCGCCGCGCGGCCCGGCGATTTCGCGCAGGCGATGATGGATCTCGGCGCGACGATCTGCACGCCGAAGCGGCCGGCCTGTTCGCTCTGTCCGTTCCGCGGATCGTGTGAGGCGCTGAGGCTTTCAGACCCCGAGCTCTTTCCCGTCAAGGCGGCGAAGAAGGAAAAGCCGGTACGATACGGCGCGGCCTTCATTGCGGTAACCGGCGATGGCGAGATACTCTTGCGACGGCGCGTCGCCAGCGGCCTGCTCGGCGGCATGACCGAGGTACCGACAACGGCGTGGACGGCGCGCATCGACGGCGAGACCTCGGCAGCGGCTGCGCCCTTCGCTGCGGCATGGCAGGCCTGCGGCACCGTCATCCACGTCTTTACCCATTTCGAGCTCAGGCTTTCGATCTGGCGTGCGGCGGTCAACGCTAAGACCAGCACGAATGACGGATGGTGGGAGCCGGTTACAAATCTTGAAGCCCAGGCCTTGCCGACCGTCATGAAAAAAGCGATCGCAGCAGCTATCCCACTCGCGTTCAAAACATCCAAAGGATGA
- a CDS encoding sugar ABC transporter ATP-binding protein produces MTSALALAGITKSFPGVRALKGVSFSLQPGEIRALVGENGAGKSTLMKILSGAYSADEGRIELFGEEVLDPTPAGMIARGVAVIYQELAQAPHLTVAENVLMGRLPRRGALIDWGEAKRRTIEVVDRLGFDVDPTARIGTLSVAKRQMVEIAKALARDAKIIVLDEPSAVLAQAEIDQLFRVVRQLARESGVAFVYISHRLREVFELSDTVTVLRDGTVIHNGPSNGLTTNDLIRSMVGRDVGDVFPKRAPRIGGEALSAKGISTPALLKNVSIHVRKGEIVGLFGLAGAGRTELLRAIYGADPRDAGEVSINGAMASIGSPRAGITKGLGLVPEDRKTEGLFLIQSVGFNIMSASLAQIVRFGLLSLGRERKIVSGLIDRLRIRTPNAAAATQNLSGGNQQKCVLARLVSAGCEILLADEPTRGVDVGAKREIYDLLVELAESRGLAIVMASSELPEILGLCDRLYVLREGEVTAELDARTATEEDVMHFAALH; encoded by the coding sequence ATGACGTCGGCGCTGGCTCTTGCTGGGATCACCAAATCCTTTCCGGGCGTGCGCGCCCTGAAGGGCGTGTCGTTTTCTCTGCAGCCCGGAGAAATCAGGGCGTTGGTGGGGGAGAACGGAGCCGGAAAATCGACGCTGATGAAGATCCTCTCCGGCGCTTATTCGGCCGACGAGGGGCGCATCGAGCTTTTCGGCGAAGAGGTCCTCGATCCGACACCGGCGGGAATGATCGCGCGCGGTGTTGCGGTTATCTATCAGGAACTGGCTCAGGCGCCGCACCTGACCGTCGCCGAAAACGTTCTAATGGGGCGGTTGCCGCGCAGGGGCGCCCTGATCGACTGGGGCGAAGCAAAGCGCCGGACCATCGAGGTCGTCGACCGGCTCGGTTTCGATGTCGATCCGACCGCTCGGATCGGAACGCTCTCCGTTGCCAAGCGCCAGATGGTGGAGATTGCCAAGGCGCTGGCGCGCGATGCGAAAATCATTGTTCTCGACGAGCCGTCGGCCGTGCTGGCGCAGGCAGAGATCGATCAGCTGTTCCGGGTCGTCCGGCAGCTGGCGCGCGAGAGTGGGGTTGCTTTCGTTTATATCTCGCATCGCCTGCGCGAAGTTTTCGAACTGAGCGATACGGTCACCGTTCTGCGCGACGGCACCGTCATTCACAACGGACCCTCCAATGGCCTGACGACGAACGACCTTATTCGCAGCATGGTGGGCCGGGACGTGGGTGACGTCTTTCCCAAGCGCGCACCCCGGATTGGCGGGGAAGCCCTGTCCGCCAAGGGTATTTCGACGCCAGCGCTGCTCAAAAACGTCAGCATCCATGTTCGAAAGGGCGAGATCGTCGGTCTCTTCGGCCTGGCGGGCGCCGGTCGCACGGAGCTTCTGCGCGCCATCTACGGCGCTGACCCGCGTGATGCCGGCGAGGTCAGTATCAACGGCGCGATGGCAAGCATCGGTTCGCCGCGCGCCGGCATTACCAAGGGGCTCGGCCTCGTGCCGGAAGACCGCAAGACAGAGGGGCTGTTCCTAATACAGAGCGTGGGCTTCAACATCATGTCGGCCAGTCTCGCGCAGATCGTCCGTTTCGGACTCCTGTCCCTTGGCCGCGAGCGCAAAATAGTCAGCGGTCTCATCGATCGGCTGCGGATCAGGACGCCGAACGCCGCGGCGGCGACGCAGAACCTTTCCGGCGGCAATCAGCAGAAATGCGTGTTGGCGAGGCTCGTCAGCGCCGGATGCGAAATCCTGCTGGCCGACGAGCCCACACGCGGTGTCGATGTCGGGGCCAAGCGCGAGATCTACGACCTGCTGGTCGAACTCGCGGAATCCCGCGGGCTGGCGATCGTCATGGCTTCTTCCGAACTGCCGGAAATCCTTGGTCTATGCGACCGGCTCTACGTTTTGAGAGAGGGCGAGGTGACGGCCGAACTCGACGCGCGCACTGCAACCGAAGAAGACGTCATGCACTTCGCGGCGCTACATTAA
- a CDS encoding HAD family phosphatase translates to MTTGIKHIVFDIGKVLVHYDPHLPFSRLIPDETERNWFFANICTHDWNIEQDRGRTWAEAEALLIAQHPAREEHIRAFRKYWHEMVPHAYEDSVAIMEGLIAEGRDVTMLTNFASDTFREAQQRFPFLTKPRGVTVSGDVGLIKPDVAIYETHTKTFGLDPAATIFIDDAPVNVEGARAFGWNAVLFTGAEKLRSDLAAYGVKV, encoded by the coding sequence ATGACCACCGGCATAAAGCATATCGTTTTCGACATCGGCAAAGTTCTCGTTCATTACGATCCGCATCTTCCCTTCAGCCGCCTCATTCCCGACGAGACGGAGCGCAACTGGTTTTTCGCCAATATCTGCACGCACGACTGGAACATCGAGCAGGACCGCGGCCGCACCTGGGCGGAGGCCGAAGCGCTGCTGATTGCGCAGCACCCAGCCCGCGAAGAGCATATCCGCGCCTTCCGCAAATACTGGCACGAGATGGTGCCGCACGCCTATGAAGACAGCGTCGCCATCATGGAAGGGCTGATCGCTGAAGGCCGCGACGTGACGATGCTGACCAACTTCGCCTCCGACACCTTCCGCGAGGCGCAGCAGCGCTTTCCCTTCCTAACGAAGCCGCGGGGCGTTACCGTTTCCGGCGATGTCGGCCTGATCAAACCGGATGTCGCTATCTACGAGACGCATACGAAAACGTTCGGCCTCGATCCCGCGGCAACGATCTTCATCGACGACGCCCCGGTCAATGTCGAAGGCGCCAGAGCCTTTGGCTGGAATGCGGTGCTGTTTACCGGTGCGGAGAAGCTGCGCAGCGATCTCGCCGCCTACGGCGTGAAGGTCTGA
- a CDS encoding ABC transporter permease: protein MKKKLPRGTGLAGALIVLIIAASLISPHFLNPINILNVLRQVALYGILGIGMTFVILTKGIDLSVGSIVALVGVTGAVLMEQGMPIPLMVLICIAIGALVGCVNGFGISFFRIPAFIMTLGCMVMVRGFALMIADGGTVNPGKLADSFFVLGGGYILGVPTPIYVFAIVCIIAAVVLSLTPFGRAIYAVGSNEEAARLSGINVPLVIFSVYIICGVLAALSGLIFLSRLSVGDPNSGLGLELEAITIAVIGGTSLFGGEGTVLGTMGGAMVLAIIANILNLAGVSPFSQQVVKGAIIVLAVLLEAGRKARR, encoded by the coding sequence ATGAAGAAAAAACTTCCGCGGGGAACGGGGCTTGCCGGCGCACTGATCGTACTGATCATAGCCGCCTCGCTGATCTCCCCTCATTTTCTCAATCCTATCAATATCCTGAATGTCCTGAGGCAGGTCGCGCTCTATGGCATCCTCGGCATCGGCATGACATTCGTGATCCTGACCAAGGGGATCGATCTTTCGGTTGGCTCGATCGTCGCGCTGGTCGGCGTCACCGGCGCGGTCCTGATGGAGCAGGGCATGCCCATCCCCCTGATGGTGCTGATCTGCATCGCCATCGGTGCCCTTGTCGGCTGCGTCAACGGCTTCGGCATTTCCTTTTTTCGCATTCCGGCCTTCATCATGACCCTCGGCTGCATGGTCATGGTGCGCGGCTTCGCGCTGATGATCGCCGACGGGGGTACCGTCAATCCGGGCAAACTCGCCGACAGCTTTTTCGTGCTCGGCGGGGGCTACATTCTGGGCGTGCCGACACCGATCTACGTCTTTGCGATTGTCTGTATCATCGCCGCCGTCGTGCTCAGCCTCACGCCGTTCGGCCGCGCCATCTATGCGGTCGGCAGCAATGAAGAGGCGGCAAGGCTCTCCGGCATCAATGTGCCGCTCGTCATCTTCAGCGTCTACATCATCTGTGGCGTGCTGGCAGCGCTTTCCGGCCTGATTTTCCTGTCCCGCCTTTCCGTCGGCGACCCGAATTCCGGCCTCGGCCTCGAATTGGAAGCGATCACGATCGCGGTGATCGGCGGCACCTCGCTGTTCGGCGGCGAAGGCACGGTTCTCGGCACGATGGGCGGCGCCATGGTTCTGGCCATTATCGCAAACATTCTCAATCTCGCAGGCGTTTCACCATTCTCTCAACAGGTGGTGAAGGGTGCGATCATCGTTCTTGCCGTGCTGCTCGAAGCCGGAAGAAAGGCACGCAGGTAG
- a CDS encoding antibiotic biosynthesis monooxygenase, whose protein sequence is MIAVIFEVVPSMGERHKYLDLAGELRAELEKIDGFISIERFESLTNRGKLLSLSFFRDEEAVVEWRNRQAHRAAQQAGRGGIFADYRLRIAHVLRDYGMFEREEAPADSRSVHDAA, encoded by the coding sequence ATGATCGCCGTCATCTTCGAAGTCGTGCCCTCTATGGGCGAACGCCATAAATATCTGGATCTTGCGGGCGAGTTGCGCGCTGAACTCGAAAAGATCGACGGCTTCATCTCGATCGAGCGTTTCGAAAGCCTGACGAACCGCGGCAAGCTTCTGTCGCTCTCCTTCTTCCGCGATGAGGAGGCCGTAGTGGAATGGCGCAACCGGCAAGCTCATCGGGCCGCCCAGCAAGCCGGTCGCGGCGGCATCTTTGCCGATTATCGCCTGCGGATCGCCCACGTGCTGCGCGATTACGGCATGTTCGAGCGCGAGGAAGCCCCGGCCGATAGCCGGAGCGTTCACGACGCCGCCTGA
- a CDS encoding RbsD/FucU family protein: MGHGDEIAIVDKNFSACRVSKKTVSGKLVSMNAASATDAIEAILAVMPLDHFVEQPLMHMEDPDQAGILLPVHADVELLCSTAEQRGIRSKPIERFAYYPIAEACFAVVQTGEIRPYGNFILKKGVI; encoded by the coding sequence ATGGGCCACGGCGACGAGATCGCCATCGTCGACAAGAATTTCTCGGCCTGCCGCGTGTCGAAAAAGACCGTCAGCGGCAAACTCGTATCGATGAACGCGGCCAGCGCCACAGATGCCATAGAGGCGATCCTGGCGGTCATGCCGCTCGATCACTTCGTCGAGCAGCCGCTCATGCATATGGAGGATCCGGATCAGGCCGGGATATTACTGCCGGTTCACGCGGACGTGGAATTGCTCTGCTCCACAGCCGAACAGCGCGGCATCAGGAGCAAGCCCATCGAGCGCTTCGCCTACTATCCAATCGCAGAAGCCTGTTTCGCGGTGGTACAGACGGGCGAAATACGGCCCTATGGAAACTTCATCCTGAAGAAGGGCGTGATTTAG
- a CDS encoding site-specific DNA-methyltransferase yields MASVFPLADLKASVKSDSRPESWVDTIIKGDCVSALEALPNHSVDVIFADPPYNLQLGGTLHRPDQSLVDAVDDEWDQFASFEAYDAFTRAWLLACRRVLKPTGSIWVIGSYHNIFRVGATLQDLNFWILNDIIWRKTNPMPNFKGRRFQNAHETMIWASPNAKAKGYTFNYDAMKAANDDVQMRSDWLFPICNGGERLKGEDGKKVHPTQKPEALLARVIMASTKPGDIVLDPFFGSGTTGAVAKRLGRHFVGIEREQDYIDAASARIAAVEPLGKAELTVMTGKKAEVRVAFNVLVESGLIKPGQVLTDAKRRYSAIVRADGTVASGGEAGSIHRLGAKVQGLDACNGWTFWHFEDGQSLRPIDDLRSVIRSDLAKVE; encoded by the coding sequence ATGGCATCAGTTTTTCCGCTTGCCGACCTCAAGGCTTCCGTCAAGTCGGATTCCCGGCCGGAATCTTGGGTTGACACGATCATCAAGGGCGACTGCGTCAGCGCCCTTGAAGCGTTGCCCAACCACTCCGTCGATGTGATCTTCGCCGATCCGCCGTACAATCTCCAGCTCGGCGGAACGCTGCACCGTCCCGACCAGTCGCTGGTCGATGCGGTCGATGACGAATGGGATCAGTTCGCTTCCTTCGAAGCTTATGACGCGTTCACCCGCGCCTGGCTGTTGGCCTGCCGGCGAGTGCTGAAGCCGACCGGCTCGATCTGGGTGATCGGCTCCTATCACAATATCTTCCGCGTCGGCGCGACGCTGCAGGATCTGAACTTCTGGATCCTCAACGACATCATCTGGCGCAAGACCAATCCGATGCCGAACTTCAAGGGCCGCCGCTTCCAGAACGCCCATGAGACGATGATTTGGGCAAGCCCGAACGCCAAGGCCAAGGGCTATACCTTCAATTACGATGCGATGAAGGCCGCTAATGACGACGTGCAGATGCGCTCCGACTGGCTGTTCCCGATCTGCAATGGCGGCGAGCGGCTGAAGGGCGAGGACGGCAAGAAGGTGCATCCGACGCAGAAGCCGGAAGCATTGCTCGCCCGCGTCATCATGGCCTCGACCAAGCCCGGCGATATCGTGCTCGATCCGTTCTTCGGCTCGGGAACGACGGGTGCGGTGGCCAAGCGCCTCGGCCGCCACTTCGTCGGCATCGAGCGCGAACAGGATTATATCGATGCCGCCTCGGCCCGCATCGCCGCCGTCGAGCCGCTCGGCAAGGCGGAGCTCACCGTCATGACCGGCAAGAAGGCCGAAGTCCGCGTCGCCTTCAACGTGCTTGTTGAAAGCGGCCTGATCAAGCCCGGCCAGGTGCTGACCGACGCCAAACGCCGCTACAGCGCGATCGTGCGCGCCGACGGCACCGTCGCATCAGGCGGCGAGGCCGGCTCTATTCATCGTCTCGGCGCCAAGGTGCAGGGTCTCGATGCATGCAACGGATGGACCTTCTGGCACTTCGAAGACGGGCAGTCCCTGCGCCCGATCGACGATCTCAGGTCCGTCATCCGCAGTGATCTGGCCAAGGTGGAGTGA
- a CDS encoding nuclear transport factor 2 family protein: MAFDPAEEIERFHAAINALDFPTIEGYFAENAAYVSNGVGSLAGRPEIMAAFRRYFEDYPDQTAENSLVETLTPLSGRAIWSLRATHSQTGKPLVREGEETITFNEEGRIIRVDVTDYKEF; encoded by the coding sequence ATGGCTTTCGACCCGGCAGAGGAAATCGAACGCTTTCACGCCGCCATCAACGCGCTGGATTTTCCCACCATCGAGGGCTATTTCGCCGAGAATGCGGCCTATGTCTCAAACGGTGTCGGCAGCCTTGCCGGGCGACCCGAGATCATGGCCGCCTTCCGGCGCTATTTCGAGGATTATCCCGATCAGACGGCGGAAAATTCGCTTGTCGAAACGCTGACGCCGCTGTCCGGCCGGGCGATCTGGTCGCTCCGCGCCACCCACAGCCAGACCGGCAAGCCACTGGTCCGCGAAGGCGAGGAGACGATCACCTTCAATGAAGAAGGTCGTATTATCCGCGTCGACGTTACCGACTACAAGGAATTCTAA
- a CDS encoding DUF721 domain-containing protein, producing MSYPRKDVKQISELANGLIDPVLARRAGINTALLGSWSEIAGEDFADCTRPEKIAWARGGNEAGGFRPGVLTIACEGARALFLTHAQGELIQRINSFFGFAAVHQIRIVQKPVSQAVRRSRAPTPLKGEAARKLEGMMEGIEGDKLRQAIQRLGTAVMGKRGR from the coding sequence ATGAGTTATCCACGCAAAGATGTGAAACAGATTTCCGAGTTGGCGAACGGGCTGATCGATCCCGTCCTTGCGCGGCGCGCCGGCATCAACACGGCGCTGCTCGGCTCATGGAGCGAAATCGCCGGCGAGGATTTCGCCGATTGCACCCGGCCGGAAAAGATCGCCTGGGCGCGCGGCGGCAATGAGGCCGGCGGCTTCCGTCCCGGTGTGTTGACGATCGCCTGCGAAGGCGCGCGTGCGCTGTTCCTCACCCATGCGCAGGGCGAACTCATCCAGCGCATCAACAGCTTCTTCGGTTTCGCCGCCGTCCACCAGATCCGTATCGTCCAGAAGCCGGTCTCCCAAGCCGTGCGCCGCTCCCGCGCGCCAACGCCGCTGAAGGGCGAGGCCGCCCGCAAGCTGGAGGGCATGATGGAGGGTATCGAGGGCGACAAGCTACGCCAGGCGATCCAGCGCCTTGGGACCGCAGTGATGGGAAAGCGGGGGCGATGA
- a CDS encoding LacI family DNA-binding transcriptional regulator, whose product MATITDVARAAGVSVSTVSHVINGTRHVNEATAALVKEAIKNLGFVPNAVARSLVRSSTDAVGIAISISTNYYFNDIVSSIERACAAIGQLVFLCDTQNDPATELKLVRELVQRRVDGVILAPSSDPENRAIDYLRSAHMPFVLVDRLTVEDADGVCLDNEAAMETLIDHLVGHGHRRIGLIAGEPGLRSTVERVRGYVGAMRKHGLEIDSSLMSEGNANSADARQSALEILSRAHRPTAIASGNNLATIGIMRAVRDLGLRISEDLALIGFDDFDWADCFEPRLTVMAQPSEMIGMQAAEMLARRIKSSTESVRQVRLPAKLTIRRSCGCGGH is encoded by the coding sequence ATGGCGACAATCACTGACGTCGCGCGCGCCGCCGGCGTGTCGGTCTCTACCGTTTCGCACGTCATCAACGGCACGCGGCATGTGAATGAGGCGACGGCGGCGCTCGTCAAAGAGGCGATAAAAAACCTCGGATTCGTGCCGAACGCTGTGGCCCGGTCGCTGGTGCGATCTTCGACCGATGCCGTGGGCATCGCGATTTCGATCAGCACCAACTACTATTTCAACGACATCGTCTCCTCTATCGAACGGGCCTGCGCCGCCATCGGGCAGCTCGTTTTTCTCTGCGACACGCAGAACGATCCGGCGACCGAGCTGAAGCTGGTCCGCGAACTGGTCCAGCGGCGAGTGGATGGGGTGATCCTGGCTCCATCAAGTGATCCGGAAAACCGCGCCATCGACTATCTCAGATCGGCTCACATGCCCTTCGTCCTTGTCGATCGTCTGACGGTTGAGGATGCGGACGGGGTTTGCCTGGACAACGAGGCAGCGATGGAAACGCTGATCGACCATCTGGTGGGTCACGGCCATCGCCGCATCGGCCTCATCGCCGGTGAGCCGGGGCTACGTTCCACGGTCGAGCGCGTGCGCGGATATGTCGGCGCCATGCGTAAGCACGGGCTCGAGATCGATAGCAGTTTGATGAGCGAAGGCAACGCGAACAGCGCGGATGCCCGCCAATCGGCGCTTGAGATCTTGAGCAGGGCGCACCGGCCGACGGCGATCGCCTCGGGCAACAACCTTGCCACGATCGGCATCATGCGCGCGGTGCGCGACCTCGGGTTGCGCATCTCCGAGGATCTGGCGCTGATCGGTTTCGACGATTTCGACTGGGCCGACTGTTTCGAGCCGCGGCTGACTGTCATGGCGCAGCCGAGCGAGATGATCGGCATGCAGGCGGCGGAAATGCTGGCCAGGCGGATCAAGTCGAGCACGGAAAGCGTACGACAGGTCCGTCTGCCGGCAAAACTGACAATTCGCCGCTCCTGCGGCTGCGGAGGACATTGA